A section of the Desulfovibrio porci genome encodes:
- a CDS encoding heavy metal translocating P-type ATPase — MCNTCSIDDHHCSCTACSGQDHDHEHEVGGERRELLLMGVSAVLFAVGMLADAWLETFLPVWLVTGLCYVLPYALCGYDVLRQMLRNIARGDIFNEFTLMGGATIAAIALGQLPEAVGVMLFYRIGEFMQERAAGNSRRSVKALLAARPTTAHEMLADGATRDVSPEALGPGSRILVRPGEKIPLDGKVLEGESQVDASPLTGESVPVRMVPGGQVHAGTINLNGALTVEVTAPFAESSIARVLEMVENAAARKAPTERFITRLARWYTPAVSGLALLVAVLPPLFGLGSFQEWIYRALVLLVISCPCALLISIPLGYFGGIGAASRRGILIKGGAVLDNLRDIRVAAFDKTGTLTEGVFEVNAVLPAPGVSREELLAAASLAESRSNHPIARSVLRAAQAAGSAPDGGAITDMREIAGKGVEVTADGAQLLAGNAALLEAHDITPLPVDMPGSVVQVARNGRALGALVVSDRIKPQAPGALEALRRLGVDVLAMLTGDRESQARPVAKELGLDVLKADLLPEDKASALEALGPARHTLMVGDGINDAPVLATAGVGVAMGGLGAEAAIETADVVILDDNPQRLPELLRIARRTRRIVWENIILALGIKGLFMALGIVGLSGLWEAVFADVGVALLAVLNASRAGRM, encoded by the coding sequence ATGTGTAATACCTGCAGTATTGACGACCACCATTGCTCCTGCACCGCCTGCTCCGGCCAGGATCACGATCACGAACATGAGGTCGGCGGCGAACGCCGGGAACTGCTGCTCATGGGCGTTTCCGCCGTGCTTTTCGCCGTGGGTATGCTGGCGGACGCTTGGCTGGAAACCTTTCTGCCGGTCTGGCTGGTGACAGGCCTCTGCTATGTGCTGCCCTACGCGCTCTGCGGCTACGACGTGCTCCGTCAGATGCTGCGCAATATCGCACGCGGAGATATTTTTAATGAATTCACTTTGATGGGCGGCGCAACCATCGCGGCTATCGCCCTGGGCCAGTTGCCCGAGGCTGTGGGCGTGATGCTTTTTTACCGCATCGGCGAATTTATGCAGGAACGCGCTGCCGGTAATTCGCGCCGTTCCGTCAAGGCTCTGCTGGCGGCCCGTCCCACCACGGCCCACGAAATGCTGGCCGACGGCGCCACGCGTGACGTGAGCCCCGAGGCTCTGGGACCGGGCAGCCGCATTCTGGTCCGGCCCGGCGAAAAAATTCCGCTGGACGGCAAAGTGCTGGAAGGCGAATCCCAGGTGGACGCCTCGCCCCTGACCGGCGAATCCGTGCCTGTGCGCATGGTTCCCGGCGGACAGGTCCATGCCGGAACCATCAACCTGAACGGCGCGCTGACCGTGGAAGTGACGGCCCCCTTCGCGGAGTCCTCCATCGCCCGTGTTCTGGAAATGGTGGAAAACGCCGCCGCGCGCAAGGCTCCCACCGAGCGTTTCATCACCCGTCTGGCGCGCTGGTACACCCCGGCGGTGAGCGGCCTGGCCCTGCTGGTGGCCGTACTGCCGCCGCTTTTCGGGCTGGGAAGTTTTCAGGAATGGATTTACCGCGCCCTCGTGCTGCTGGTCATTTCCTGCCCCTGCGCCCTGCTCATTTCCATCCCGCTGGGCTACTTCGGCGGCATCGGCGCGGCGTCGCGCCGGGGCATACTGATCAAGGGCGGCGCGGTGCTGGACAACCTGCGCGACATCCGCGTGGCCGCCTTTGACAAGACCGGCACCCTCACCGAAGGCGTGTTCGAGGTCAATGCCGTGCTGCCCGCGCCCGGCGTCAGCCGCGAGGAATTGCTGGCCGCCGCGTCCCTGGCCGAAAGCCGCTCCAACCACCCCATCGCCCGCTCCGTGCTGCGCGCCGCCCAGGCGGCGGGCAGCGCCCCTGACGGCGGCGCCATCACGGACATGCGTGAAATCGCGGGCAAGGGTGTGGAAGTGACCGCCGACGGCGCGCAACTGCTGGCGGGCAATGCGGCCCTGCTGGAGGCCCATGACATTACGCCCCTGCCGGTGGACATGCCCGGCAGTGTAGTACAGGTGGCCCGCAACGGCCGCGCGCTGGGCGCGCTGGTGGTGTCGGACCGGATCAAGCCGCAGGCTCCCGGCGCGCTGGAAGCCCTGCGCCGCCTGGGCGTGGACGTGCTGGCCATGCTCACCGGCGACCGCGAAAGCCAGGCCAGGCCCGTGGCAAAGGAATTGGGGCTGGATGTGCTCAAGGCCGACCTGCTGCCCGAGGACAAGGCCAGCGCCCTGGAAGCGCTGGGACCCGCGCGCCATACCCTGATGGTGGGCGACGGCATCAACGACGCGCCGGTGCTGGCCACCGCCGGGGTGGGCGTGGCCATGGGCGGCCTGGGCGCTGAAGCGGCCATTGAAACCGCCGATGTGGTCATCCTGGACGACAACCCCCAGCGCCTGCCGGAACTGCTGCGCATCGCCCGGCGCACCCGGCGCATCGTCTGGGAGAACATCATCCTGGCCCTAGGCATCAAGGGATTATTCATGGCCCTGGGCATCGTGGGCCTTTCCGGCCTGTGGGAAGCGGTCTTTGCGGATGTGGGCGTGGCCCTGCTGGCCGTGCTCAACGCCTCACGCGCCGGACGGATGTAA
- a CDS encoding ACT domain-containing protein: MIITVLDGEFSVCQVHSLKHIDFTDDFIFVGKTDRELSLVCRTAAAPDDAPAREDGWKAFRIEGTLDFSQVGVLAELSGLLARCGISIFAVSTYATDYILVKREKLAEALAALKRAGHESA, encoded by the coding sequence ATGATCATCACGGTTCTGGATGGCGAGTTTTCCGTCTGCCAGGTGCATAGCCTGAAACACATTGATTTTACGGATGATTTTATCTTTGTGGGCAAGACGGATCGGGAGCTTTCTCTGGTTTGCCGGACTGCGGCCGCGCCGGACGACGCCCCGGCCCGCGAGGACGGCTGGAAGGCCTTTCGCATTGAAGGCACGCTGGATTTTTCCCAGGTGGGCGTGCTGGCCGAACTGTCCGGGTTGCTGGCGCGTTGCGGCATCAGCATCTTCGCCGTATCCACTTACGCCACGGATTATATTCTGGTGAAGCGCGAGAAGCTTGCCGAGGCTCTGGCCGCCTTGAAGCGGGCGGGCCACGAGTCGGCCTGA
- a CDS encoding EamA family transporter translates to MTMWGVYAVGAAFFAALTAIFAKMGVGNVDSNLATAIRTSFILVLTWGIVFCTGAARGIRSLDGHTLLFLLLSALATGLSWLCYFKALQLGDVSRVAPVDKLSVPLAMILAMLFLHEPVSLKVIVGGLLITAGSLVLLL, encoded by the coding sequence ATGACCATGTGGGGCGTCTACGCCGTGGGAGCCGCCTTTTTCGCCGCTCTGACGGCCATTTTTGCCAAGATGGGCGTGGGGAACGTGGACTCCAATCTGGCCACAGCCATCAGGACAAGCTTTATTCTGGTGCTGACCTGGGGCATTGTGTTCTGCACCGGCGCGGCCAGAGGCATCAGAAGCCTTGACGGTCACACGCTGCTTTTTCTGCTGCTTTCGGCCTTGGCCACGGGCCTTTCCTGGCTGTGTTATTTCAAGGCCCTGCAACTGGGCGACGTTTCTAGGGTCGCGCCCGTGGACAAGCTCAGCGTTCCGCTGGCCATGATTCTGGCCATGCTTTTTCTGCATGAACCCGTCAGCCTGAAGGTCATTGTGGGCGGTCTGCTGATCACGGCGGGTTCCTTGGTGCTGCTGCTCTGA
- a CDS encoding bifunctional nuclease family protein, with translation MVEMRVFGLTIDPQTKTPIVILKETDGEVVLPIWVGAMEAMAVSLVLNNERLPRPLTHDLLLMSLNALKAELLNVEITELKDGVYYALLVLRGPEGRVRVDCRPSDAIALALRAGASILVNPDVLRRSAEAQEKAGQRLREEAPPVQAADAATDMMRKVSARKEVDLLNGLLSRDGVLPAENNPDEEERYRDLLRSLDPISRRKM, from the coding sequence ATGGTAGAAATGCGCGTATTCGGCCTGACCATCGACCCCCAGACCAAAACCCCCATCGTGATCCTGAAGGAAACCGACGGGGAGGTGGTGCTGCCCATCTGGGTGGGAGCCATGGAAGCCATGGCCGTTTCCCTGGTGCTCAACAACGAGCGTCTGCCCCGGCCCCTGACCCACGACCTTCTGCTGATGAGCCTCAACGCCCTCAAGGCCGAGCTGCTCAATGTGGAAATCACCGAACTGAAGGACGGCGTCTACTATGCCCTGCTGGTGCTGCGCGGTCCTGAGGGTCGGGTGCGTGTGGACTGCCGCCCCTCGGACGCCATTGCTCTGGCCCTGCGGGCCGGAGCGTCCATTCTGGTCAATCCGGACGTGCTGCGGCGCTCGGCGGAAGCCCAGGAAAAGGCCGGACAGCGCCTGCGCGAGGAGGCCCCCCCTGTCCAGGCGGCCGACGCGGCCACGGACATGATGCGCAAAGTCAGCGCGCGCAAGGAAGTGGACCTGCTTAACGGTCTGTTGAGCCGCGACGGCGTCCTGCCCGCCGAGAACAATCCCGACGAAGAGGAACGTTACCGCGACCTGCTGCGTTCTCTGGACCCGATTTCCCGTCGCAAGATGTAG
- a CDS encoding YczE/YyaS/YitT family protein, whose translation MKKKNPVRRYAGFCVASFIMAMGIALVTNANLGTTPITSLPFALGAIFSLSLGAATFLLNILLVAAQKLLLWKEFSVLHLLQLPAVLMFSVFIDLCMWLTRPLITDVYPLQILLCLVGCAVLGLGVSLEIVSDATVLPGEGVVIAIAYRTRKIFGNIKMLFDLSLVAVAAGLAFAVLHTVVGLREGTVIVAVLTGFCVRFFSRWTRHLTPFFHGRKLIRH comes from the coding sequence ATGAAGAAAAAGAATCCTGTCCGGCGTTACGCCGGTTTTTGCGTCGCTTCCTTTATCATGGCTATGGGTATCGCCCTGGTCACCAACGCCAACCTGGGCACCACGCCCATCACCAGCCTGCCGTTCGCCTTGGGCGCCATTTTTTCGCTCAGTCTGGGCGCGGCCACTTTTCTGCTTAATATCCTGCTTGTGGCCGCCCAGAAGCTTCTGCTCTGGAAGGAATTTTCCGTCTTGCATCTTTTGCAGCTTCCGGCGGTGCTGATGTTCAGCGTGTTCATCGACCTCTGCATGTGGCTGACCCGGCCTCTGATTACCGACGTCTATCCGCTGCAGATATTGCTCTGCCTGGTCGGCTGCGCCGTGCTGGGCTTGGGCGTCAGCCTGGAAATCGTCAGCGACGCCACCGTGCTGCCCGGCGAGGGCGTCGTCATCGCCATCGCCTACCGCACACGGAAGATTTTCGGCAACATCAAGATGCTTTTTGACCTTTCCCTGGTGGCCGTGGCCGCCGGTCTGGCCTTTGCCGTCCTGCACACTGTGGTGGGTCTGCGCGAGGGCACGGTGATCGTCGCCGTGCTGACCGGCTTCTGCGTCCGCTTTTTCTCCCGCTGGACGCGCCATCTGACGCCCTTTTTCCACGGCAGAAAACTGATTCGGCATTGA
- the moaA gene encoding GTP 3',8-cyclase MoaA yields MRALHDGHGRSVRYLRLSVTDRCNLRCLYCRSNARQRCIPHAQVLRYEEMARMVGIAAALGIGKVRLTGGEPFARKGCEAFLAMLRGRFPDMDLRVTTNGTLLEPHIPLLQRIGMSAVNLSLDSFDRATFARVTGRDMLPSVLSALDGLLAAGIRVKINVVAMRGVNDGQMDDFVHAARSMPLDLRFIEFMPMGSGTLWSPENFWSADDIREEAARRARLIPVEAGAEAESGPARMYRIEGGLGRLGFISPLTNHFCLTCNRLRLTSEGALRTCLFADKEYRLRGLLRHPRITDEALAGVIRRACADKPVGADLLRARREGAAVAARQMVGIGG; encoded by the coding sequence ATGCGCGCCCTGCATGACGGCCACGGCCGCAGCGTGCGCTATCTGCGCCTTTCCGTGACGGACCGCTGCAATCTGCGCTGTCTGTACTGCCGCAGCAACGCCAGGCAGCGCTGTATTCCCCACGCGCAGGTGTTGCGCTATGAGGAAATGGCGCGCATGGTGGGCATTGCCGCCGCCCTGGGCATCGGCAAGGTGCGCCTGACCGGCGGCGAACCCTTTGCCCGCAAGGGCTGCGAGGCGTTCCTGGCCATGCTGCGCGGGCGTTTTCCGGACATGGACCTGCGCGTCACCACCAACGGCACGCTGCTGGAGCCGCACATCCCCCTGCTGCAGCGTATCGGCATGAGCGCGGTGAATCTTTCCCTGGACAGCTTTGACCGCGCCACCTTCGCGCGGGTCACGGGGCGGGACATGCTGCCTTCGGTGCTGAGCGCGCTGGACGGCTTGCTGGCGGCAGGCATCCGGGTGAAGATCAACGTGGTGGCCATGCGCGGCGTCAACGACGGACAGATGGACGACTTTGTGCATGCGGCCCGGAGCATGCCCCTGGACCTGCGCTTCATCGAATTCATGCCCATGGGCAGCGGTACGCTCTGGAGCCCTGAGAATTTCTGGTCCGCCGACGACATCCGGGAAGAGGCCGCGCGCCGCGCGCGCCTGATCCCCGTGGAAGCGGGCGCGGAGGCCGAATCCGGCCCGGCCCGCATGTACCGCATTGAGGGCGGCCTGGGGCGGCTGGGCTTCATTTCGCCCCTGACCAACCATTTCTGCCTGACCTGCAACCGCCTACGTCTGACCAGCGAGGGAGCCTTGCGCACCTGTCTGTTCGCGGACAAGGAATATCGCCTGCGCGGTCTGCTGCGTCACCCCCGGATTACGGATGAAGCGCTGGCGGGGGTGATCCGTCGGGCCTGCGCGGACAAGCCCGTGGGCGCGGACCTGCTGCGCGCCCGGCGCGAGGGAGCGGCCGTGGCGGCGCGGCAGATGGTCGGCATCGGAGGTTGA
- the ruvA gene encoding Holliday junction branch migration protein RuvA, with amino-acid sequence MIAYIEGRLAEVWGNACLVVTEGGVGYEVALPAHTLAALPGKGGSVALYTSLAVREDALELFGFASFEERQTFEVLVSISKVGARTALAILSIFRPDDLRRLVLEDDVLALTRVSGIGKKTAQHVFLELKYKLKVEDTPQAAALLVGGQPGSVFRDVLDGLANLGYAEEECAPLVKKLLHEEPDLDVTGALRAALKALARGRA; translated from the coding sequence ATGATCGCATATATTGAAGGCCGCCTGGCCGAAGTCTGGGGCAATGCCTGCCTTGTGGTCACGGAAGGCGGGGTGGGCTACGAAGTGGCCCTGCCCGCCCACACCCTGGCGGCCCTGCCCGGCAAGGGCGGCTCCGTGGCGCTGTACACCAGTTTGGCCGTGCGCGAGGACGCCCTGGAGCTGTTCGGCTTCGCCTCCTTTGAGGAACGCCAGACCTTTGAGGTGCTGGTGTCCATCTCCAAGGTGGGCGCGCGCACGGCCCTGGCCATTTTGTCCATTTTCCGGCCCGACGACCTGCGCCGCTTGGTGCTGGAGGACGACGTGCTGGCCCTGACGCGCGTGTCGGGCATCGGCAAGAAGACGGCCCAGCACGTTTTTCTGGAGCTCAAGTACAAGCTCAAGGTGGAGGACACGCCCCAGGCCGCCGCGTTGCTTGTGGGCGGACAGCCCGGCTCGGTGTTCCGGGACGTGCTGGACGGCCTCGCCAATCTTGGCTATGCCGAAGAGGAATGCGCGCCTCTGGTCAAAAAGCTGTTGCATGAAGAGCCGGATCTGGACGTGACCGGGGCGCTCAGGGCCGCGCTCAAGGCGCTGGCCAGAGGGAGAGCCTGA
- a CDS encoding DUF5334 domain-containing protein, whose amino-acid sequence MKHLLLGAAIAGCLVVPLTVLAWDGFDAATTDLVEITPDRLPSQGDTVDVRNYDTDASQTCLVESVTRNARTVEVVVRTPQGLKRTLVMEGR is encoded by the coding sequence ATGAAACACCTGCTGCTTGGGGCGGCCATTGCGGGCTGCCTGGTTGTGCCGCTGACGGTCCTGGCGTGGGACGGTTTTGACGCCGCCACCACCGATCTCGTGGAAATAACGCCCGACAGGCTGCCCTCTCAGGGCGACACTGTGGATGTCCGCAACTACGATACCGACGCCTCCCAGACCTGCCTTGTGGAAAGTGTGACCCGCAACGCCCGCACGGTGGAGGTGGTGGTGCGCACGCCCCAGGGACTCAAGCGCACCCTGGTCATGGAAGGGCGCTGA
- a CDS encoding metallophosphoesterase, which yields MLYLPAFVLFLYLFFRLVLPSGLSRAGKAAAGAALFLASQEYLLNGFFFGGLSAPNLPSWVLMLQGWLFSSLLFLFALTLIRDIVRLGVRFVRWAGHALRREKRQSPVFSSGRRRFLASSLAVAPASVLGRASLAGLVLAPTAYGVHEAVVVPEVRQREVILPRLPAALDGLRLAQISDLHVSPLLGREWVRAVVDRVNAQAADVVVLTGDMVDGLPAARAESVAELRRLRARHGVLACAGNHEYYSGFKAWTEIFPDLGMSMLLNNHQVLGIRGHELVLAGVTDPVAARFNLPEPDLAAALAGAPDGAVRILLDHRPGNAARNARNRMDLQLSGHTHGGHAPGLSTVVALFNKGYVRGWYRVAGMPLYVSSGAGLWNGFPLRVGVPSEIALITLRCAAARPA from the coding sequence ATGCTCTATCTGCCTGCCTTTGTACTTTTTTTATATCTGTTTTTCCGGCTGGTGCTGCCGTCGGGCCTGAGCCGCGCCGGTAAGGCTGCGGCCGGAGCCGCGCTTTTTCTTGCCTCGCAGGAATACCTTTTGAACGGTTTTTTTTTCGGCGGGCTGTCCGCGCCTAATCTGCCGTCGTGGGTGTTGATGCTTCAGGGCTGGCTGTTCAGCAGTCTGCTTTTTCTTTTCGCGCTGACGCTGATCCGGGATATTGTCCGCTTGGGAGTTCGGTTCGTTCGTTGGGCGGGGCACGCCTTGCGGCGGGAGAAGCGGCAAAGCCCTGTTTTTTCTTCCGGCAGGCGGCGTTTTCTGGCTTCGAGCCTGGCCGTCGCTCCGGCTTCCGTTCTGGGCCGCGCCTCGCTGGCGGGTCTGGTTCTGGCCCCCACGGCCTATGGCGTCCATGAAGCCGTGGTCGTTCCCGAGGTCCGGCAACGGGAAGTCATTCTGCCCCGGCTGCCTGCGGCTCTGGACGGCCTCAGGCTGGCGCAGATCAGTGATCTGCATGTGAGTCCGCTGCTGGGCAGGGAGTGGGTCAGGGCCGTGGTGGACAGGGTCAACGCCCAGGCGGCGGATGTGGTGGTTCTGACCGGGGACATGGTGGACGGCTTGCCCGCGGCGCGCGCGGAAAGCGTGGCGGAACTGCGCCGTCTGCGCGCCCGGCACGGCGTGCTGGCCTGCGCGGGCAACCACGAATATTACAGCGGGTTCAAGGCCTGGACGGAGATTTTTCCCGATCTGGGCATGAGCATGCTGCTGAACAACCATCAGGTGCTCGGGATACGCGGGCATGAACTGGTGCTGGCCGGGGTCACCGATCCGGTGGCCGCCCGTTTCAACCTGCCCGAACCGGATCTGGCGGCGGCCCTGGCCGGAGCGCCGGACGGGGCGGTGCGCATTCTGCTTGACCACAGGCCGGGCAATGCCGCGCGCAACGCCCGAAACAGGATGGATTTGCAGCTTTCCGGCCATACCCACGGCGGCCACGCGCCGGGCCTGAGCACCGTGGTGGCCCTGTTCAACAAAGGCTATGTGCGGGGCTGGTACCGGGTTGCGGGCATGCCGCTGTACGTCAGTTCCGGCGCGGGCCTTTGGAACGGCTTTCCCCTGCGCGTGGGCGTGCCCTCGGAAATCGCGCTCATCACCTTGCGCTGCGCCGCCGCACGGCCTGCCTGA
- a CDS encoding ArsR/SmtB family transcription factor, giving the protein MFNFLNLVRALGDESRVRILMALRHRPLCVCEVTTLLGLAASTTSKHLFLLRQARLIENIKKGRWVYYRLPENPTPSVRDALIWLEKELADTPQILQDAAALPGIFHNKNIHAFLEQKHIPAATCDAQDAENQHVRSGRKNHV; this is encoded by the coding sequence ATGTTCAACTTTCTCAATCTGGTCCGCGCCTTGGGGGACGAGAGCCGCGTCCGCATACTCATGGCCTTGCGCCACCGCCCTCTCTGCGTCTGCGAAGTCACCACACTGCTGGGTCTGGCGGCTTCGACCACCTCCAAGCATCTCTTCCTGCTGCGGCAGGCCCGACTAATTGAAAATATTAAGAAAGGCCGCTGGGTCTATTACCGCCTGCCGGAAAATCCCACGCCCAGCGTGCGCGACGCCCTGATCTGGCTGGAAAAAGAACTGGCCGACACCCCGCAGATATTGCAGGACGCCGCCGCCCTGCCGGGCATCTTCCACAACAAGAACATCCACGCCTTTCTGGAACAAAAGCATATTCCCGCCGCCACCTGCGACGCGCAGGACGCGGAAAACCAACACGTCCGCTCCGGGAGAAAGAACCATGTGTAA
- the miaB gene encoding tRNA (N6-isopentenyl adenosine(37)-C2)-methylthiotransferase MiaB, translating to MSEKSFHIITFGCQMNVHDSQWLARALMARGFTEAPLEEAGVVVVNTCSVREKPEQKVMSALGRIRQVTGGAPGVLVAVAGCVAQQLGTTFFERESQVRLVAGSDGISGAPAAIERLLAEPDLRLSLLDFTSRYVEREAGTDGPCGPVAYVNIMQGCDNFCAYCIVPFTRGRQKSRATPAIMDECRARLDQGAREITLLGQNVNAFGRDKSGDGVSFARLLAQVAALPGLERLRFVTPHPKDMGPEDVAAFADLAPLCPRLHLPLQAGSDAVLTRMRRKYDRRGFLDLVAALRAARPDLALSTDLIVGFPGESEEDFQATLEMMEACDFMSSFSFCYSDRPGARAALFPDKIPPEVQQERLLRLQTLQDRLSRRWLDARVDRETCLLIEGRSRRDGPDEEPSWQGRDPYGAPAHVALPPDADHTGRMVPVRITEAKKHSLMARRTGELW from the coding sequence ATGTCTGAAAAAAGCTTCCATATCATTACCTTCGGCTGCCAGATGAACGTGCACGACTCCCAGTGGCTGGCGCGCGCCCTCATGGCGCGCGGCTTCACGGAAGCGCCGCTGGAAGAGGCCGGCGTGGTGGTGGTCAACACCTGCTCGGTGCGTGAAAAGCCGGAACAGAAAGTCATGAGCGCCCTGGGGCGGATACGCCAGGTCACGGGCGGCGCCCCCGGCGTGCTGGTGGCAGTGGCGGGCTGCGTGGCCCAGCAACTGGGCACGACCTTTTTCGAGCGTGAAAGCCAGGTGCGCCTGGTGGCGGGCAGCGACGGCATCAGCGGCGCGCCCGCGGCCATTGAGCGCCTGCTGGCCGAGCCGGACCTGCGCCTCTCCCTGCTGGATTTCACCAGCCGTTACGTGGAACGCGAGGCGGGCACCGACGGCCCCTGCGGCCCGGTGGCCTATGTGAACATCATGCAGGGCTGCGACAATTTCTGCGCCTACTGCATCGTGCCCTTCACCCGAGGCCGCCAGAAATCGCGCGCCACCCCGGCCATCATGGACGAATGCCGGGCCCGGCTGGATCAGGGCGCGCGCGAAATCACCCTGCTGGGCCAGAACGTCAACGCCTTCGGGCGAGACAAAAGCGGCGACGGCGTGAGCTTCGCCCGGTTGCTGGCGCAGGTGGCCGCCCTGCCCGGCCTGGAGCGCCTGCGCTTCGTGACTCCGCATCCCAAGGACATGGGGCCGGAAGACGTGGCGGCCTTCGCGGACCTGGCTCCGCTCTGCCCCCGCCTGCACCTGCCCCTGCAGGCCGGTTCGGACGCGGTGCTCACGCGCATGCGGCGCAAATACGACCGACGCGGCTTTCTGGACCTGGTGGCCGCCCTGCGCGCGGCCAGGCCGGATCTGGCCCTTTCCACGGATCTGATCGTGGGCTTTCCCGGCGAGAGCGAGGAAGATTTCCAGGCCACGCTGGAGATGATGGAAGCCTGCGACTTCATGTCCAGTTTTTCCTTCTGCTATTCGGACCGGCCCGGCGCTCGGGCCGCGCTTTTCCCGGACAAGATTCCGCCCGAGGTCCAGCAGGAACGCCTGCTGCGCCTTCAAACCCTTCAGGACCGGCTCAGCCGGCGCTGGCTGGACGCCCGTGTGGACCGGGAAACCTGCCTGCTTATCGAAGGCAGAAGCCGCAGGGACGGCCCGGACGAAGAACCCAGCTGGCAAGGACGCGACCCCTACGGCGCGCCGGCCCACGTCGCCCTGCCGCCGGACGCGGACCATACCGGACGCATGGTCCCGGTGCGCATCACGGAGGCCAAAAAACACAGCCTCATGGCCCGGCGGACAGGTGAACTATGGTAG
- the ruvB gene encoding Holliday junction branch migration DNA helicase RuvB, with the protein MTDFDGNPPDAAAGLDESVRPRSLDDFIGQDELRANLRVYLDAARERGKALDHTLFYGNPGLGKTTLAQIMASELGVNLVCTSGPVLERSGDLAAILTNLGRHDILFVDEIHRMPIAVEEVLYPAMEDFKLDLVIGQGPAARTVKIDLEPFTLVGATTRMGLISSPLRDRFGIVARLEYYSPADLARVVRRTARILGVEVTPEGAEEIGRRARGTPRIANRLLRRVRDFALVHGNGQVTGGEASSALKRMDVDEHGLDQMDRKLLEVLITHYDGGPVGIKTLAVACSEEVRTIEDIYEPYLIQCGFLKRTPRGRMATARAYKHLKLLLS; encoded by the coding sequence ATGACGGATTTTGACGGCAACCCGCCGGACGCGGCAGCCGGTCTGGACGAGAGCGTCAGACCGCGCAGCCTGGACGACTTTATCGGCCAGGACGAACTGCGCGCCAATCTGCGCGTCTATCTGGACGCCGCGCGGGAGCGGGGCAAGGCCCTGGACCATACCCTCTTTTACGGCAATCCCGGGCTGGGCAAGACCACCCTGGCCCAGATCATGGCTTCCGAACTGGGCGTCAATCTGGTCTGCACCTCGGGGCCGGTGCTGGAGCGCAGCGGCGACCTGGCGGCCATTCTGACCAATCTGGGCCGCCACGACATCCTTTTTGTGGACGAAATCCACCGCATGCCCATTGCCGTGGAGGAAGTGCTCTATCCGGCCATGGAGGATTTCAAGCTGGATCTGGTCATCGGCCAGGGCCCGGCGGCCCGCACGGTGAAGATCGACCTGGAGCCCTTTACCCTGGTGGGAGCCACCACGCGCATGGGCCTGATCTCCTCGCCCCTGCGGGATCGCTTCGGCATCGTGGCCCGGCTGGAATATTACAGCCCCGCTGACCTGGCCCGGGTGGTGCGACGCACGGCGCGCATTCTGGGCGTGGAGGTGACCCCGGAAGGCGCGGAGGAGATCGGCCGCCGCGCGCGCGGCACGCCGCGTATCGCCAACCGCCTGTTGCGCCGGGTGCGGGATTTCGCCCTGGTCCACGGCAACGGACAGGTCACGGGCGGGGAAGCCTCCTCCGCTCTCAAGCGCATGGATGTGGACGAGCACGGCCTGGACCAGATGGACCGCAAGCTGCTGGAAGTGCTGATCACGCACTACGACGGCGGGCCTGTGGGCATTAAAACCCTGGCCGTGGCCTGCTCCGAGGAAGTGCGGACCATTGAGGACATTTACGAACCCTACCTGATCCAGTGCGGCTTTCTCAAGCGCACGCCGCGCGGCCGCATGGCCACGGCCAGGGCATACAAGCATTTGAAATTGCTGCTCTCCTGA